Within Calliopsis andreniformis isolate RMS-2024a chromosome 4, iyCalAndr_principal, whole genome shotgun sequence, the genomic segment CTATAAAAGTATCGTTTATACTTCATTGATACTGTTCAATTCAATGTATTTTCTGCAATGCAGAAACATTATCTTGGCAGTACCTTCACTCAGCCTTAGAAACTTGATAAATATAGTTTTTATAAAATACCCTTACTGGTGGAAAACCAAGGATGTCAAGATGTGAAATGTCCCGTTTTCATATGAGCTTATTTCACATTTACTCTTCTTTCTCTTGATCATCAGATTTCTCTTCATTTTTCTCAACATCCTCCTCTGTATGTTCCGTATTCTGTTCAGGCGCAATTTCCGTTCCACCATCGTGTTCTACAGGTTTAGAGTCGTCCGACTGTACATCTTCATTTGGCAAAGTCGTCCTCTCTTCTACACTGAGATGACAAAAGAAGGAAGTAATTTGATTATCCAACACAAAAACTTTTATTTTTAGAGTGATAGTTATGAGCAAAAATAATTCTTTTCGTTTGCACATATAGTGATAACTATTACCTAATTTAAATTAATGATTACACAATTATGCAATCAATGTAACTATAGAGCTTACCTTTCTGCTTCTACTGCAGCTGTATCTTTATCTGTGGAAGGCTAAAATAAACATGTAGTGGTTAATATGGATAGAGTATAAATTTAGTGCCAAGGGCAGGACATTGATGCATAAACGTAACTAAAATGATGAAAAACTGAATTCTAcaactaaaataaaaaatatatatatatattagcaGATAGTACTGAATTAATGGTAATATTTACCTCTCGACTCGTAGTGTTTCCATTTTCTTGAATTTCCTTACTCTTATTTGAATCAATACCAGTTTCTTTTCCACTAGCAGGCGGCGCCACTTTCAAGAACTCTTCCAATTCATCTATCTCATTTGCCAAATCAAAATCTTCATAATCCTGCAAAGTGATTCATAATGACCATTTATAGACCAAGCATGCAATTAATAAGGCTCTAAAGACTTATAAGATAATTTTATTCAGTTTCAAGCTATCATTTATTAGGATTCTAATACTAATAAGTACCCCGCAATATTCATCCTCGTTAAATATTTGTGGAGGTAATGGATATTTGCTATCTTCTCTTGCCATACTATTTGCTTGCATAAACTCTTTCTCCATCTCCTTCCCTGGTTCCGTTATATCAATGGTTTCGTATTCTACATTTTTACTATCTAATATCATCAAAACACGTTGCTGTCTCTTTTTTACCTGAAAGAATAcaaggaaatataaaatacatttgTCCCACAGATACACTCCAAAATCTGATGCTGCTATTTAGTAATCCTAAAAAGATGTTCTGTTTTCCAAAGAGGTTCAAATTACAGTGAAAAAATGTCTATTTCATTGATCTTTCTTTTCATAATGCCTAATTAAAGTACAAACTTCATTTTATGAACGATACAGTGAGATTCATCGAACCCTGTCCCTATACAAGCAAACTAAAACATTAATACTCGATTTTTTCATTAAACCTATCTCATGTCATTCCTTTTTTTGCATACTCTTCCCATAATGCAATTGCTCAATCGAATCTACTTTATCTATACCAACGTTACATATAAACCGTAATCCAATAAAATCCCCTCGAATCGTCACGATGGGAGATCAAAGCGGTTGCGAAATTGACACCCAAAATAACGAGTTCCTATTGCCCCGAACATAAACATCCATCAAAAGATTTTAATTACCCATCTCCCACGATCTCATTCTCCACGAATATCTCCTCCTCCCCATTCCCCGGCCTCCGTGAAAGCTGCCGCGTGCATTCTCATTTCACGTTCGACCTCGCGTGAAACGCATCATTCGCGATCTCCTGCGATCGGCAGGGTATTCTACCATACGTTTTGCGATGCACCGAGGGCGCATACGAGCCGAAAAGGCCTGCATCGCGAGCGATCGCCGAGCCTCGAGGGGCGATCCCTGTTCCGCGGCGATAAGGAGATCCGCGACGAGTGACAGCGTGTCGAATCGTTAATCGTCGCCACGGTCGCGTAGCCCTCGATGTAACCCGATCCAACGTAGCCGTGAAATATCGTAAGAATTCAGGTGCCCGGTAAATCTGGCATTCTCTTCGAGTCCTCACACCTATGCACGCGTGCACGCACACGCGTGCTCCACACACACACGCATTCTCTTTCCTTCCTTTCctcaccctctctctctctctcgctctttatTTTCTGGCTCTACGCTCGTCGCGCACGAAATATATATCGTTTAACTGTTCCCCTCTAGTCGCAGTGGGTGTTTCACACTCACTTCCTTGTTGCCGCTGATACCCGATATGTAGATTTTGACGACCATCGTTAGAGCCGGGGGCCGCCTTCGGTACCAATTGACACGGTCGCACTCCTGCCTCGGTGTGTGCCACGATCAGCGGTCCCGCGTAGTGATAAGCGATCAGTCGAATCACGCTACAGGCTATTAGGGATCGACGACGATGAGCGACACTGATTTAACGCGCACGGACCTGGGCTGGTCTGGGATCCACTGGCTACGTCATTTCAGGCCGGTTTAACGAGTGTTCTCATGCACGGCTGAACACGCGAACCCTTTACTCCCGCGCGGGCACGATGCGACTGCGATCCTGACGCCAGACGCGGTGCACCTCGCCGCGAAATCTAACGGTGCGAATATTAAGGTCAACTTGCACCGCTGGTTTGCTGGAAATTTTTTACGGGCGACATTGCGGATGCTTCGTGTCTGGGCGTTTATCGGGAAAGAGGAGGGTTTTGGTGGGTTCAGTTCCTTGAGAGTTTTTAATGGGGGATTGGTGTCACTTCTCGAGGTCGTGCTTTGGACAGTGGTGAGAGTTTTATGAGGGAATTGTATTTGGGGCGAGCATGGACTGTGGTTTCGATTATGAGAGGTGGGATTTGAATTGGCGCGTTTCGTGAACGCGCCATTGCGTCGCGACTTCCGGTGACTGGGGCGCGCGGTGGAGATCGGGCTTTAAAGTCTCTGGCCTTTTCCGGTTCTTTTGGAACGTACCTTATATTTGTGCAAGATGGTAAGAATTGTTATTGGGAAATATTATGTGAATCTTGTTTAAATGAGGGTTGAATTTCTTGTGTGGTGTTGAAGATGATTATGGACGAGTTgttaatatgtatattgtagAATATTATTTACCTTGAATCAGTATTTGTGTGAAAATTGTGACATAGggttatgtttatatttttaCTAAGAAATTGCACTTCTGCCTAGTTGTTTACgtgaaataagtattttttGAGATAATGATGTAGTCCCTTAATGGATTTAGTTTGTCCTGTGTTAGAAAGTTATTATGAAATTGAAATTATATCATGGTGTATCCACCTGACTTAACCTTGATATGTGTCAAGTATTTACTGTTTCATTTTCtggaaataataatttttatcattaaactttaataatattttttaaatattaaactgtTTTTGGTGCGTTGTTATTTTGAATGTTTCGATTTATACTTAAATTTGAAAAGTGTGATAATTCATCCTATTATTTCCTTTCAAATCATATGTGTTTATTTACAAATATGTTATTCGTAATTGCTAGGCGAAACGCACGAAGAAGGTTGGAATCACTGGAAAGTATGGCACCAGATATGGTGCCTCTCTCAGGAAGATGGTTAAAAAGATGGAAATTACCCAACACAGTAAATACACCTGTACATTCTGTGGAAAGGTAAATAGATGATATGTAATTACTGTTTAAATTAATGCTATTGTAATTAAAAGTAATATCTTCTAATTATATCTTCAAATATTCCTCTTTAATTTACAGGATGCAATGAAGCGCAGTGTTGTTGGAATCTGGTCATGCAAAAGGTGTAAGAGGACAGTTGCAGGAGGTGCCTGGGTTTACTCTACAACAGCTGCTGCATCTGTCAGGTCTGCAGTAAGGAGATTGCGTGAAGTTAAGGAACaataagtaaatataataaataacttGTAATAATATATGACTTTTACTCATTTATTCCCCTAATTCATTATTGGCAGTTTTATTTGAGCTTACAAATCATGCTTTAGAAAGTATGTGGAAAGAATTATGTTGGTAAAACAGTAACACTGAAATAAAGTAAAATTTTATCAGAGTTTAATAGGCTCCTGACAATTTGGTATACGATACATATGAACCAGAACTTGTTTGAAACAGTTTGTTAGAGTTTCATCATTGTTTGAGTTGAAAAGTGTTTAGAAATTGTTTGAGAGGCACATTAAAACCATAGTCCTACATATCTATATTCACATGTTCCATTTCATTTTGctgatatattgtatattaactTTTTTAAGAATAGATACGGACTTTTTAGTAGTATCACTCTATAAGAGAGTTACATTAGCAGTGTGCATATTTTTATGCAAACTTTATTCAACATGAATACCTGTGTgtgttttttttaattaataaaaacaaCTCATACTTAAACAGATATTAAGGTTTTAGAAAATATATGAAAGTTACTTCAATTATTTAGCTCAGATATATTAgcatatattattaatataaatatagaagaACTGAATGGAACATACATAGATTATTTTATTGTCATTGAAGATGTATTAATCTAAAATTGTATGTTTCTATCTATAAACaatgaaatgaaattattttaatggacaatttttaaaatttaaactaTGTTATAAAGTGTTATTGACTttattattttctatatttgcaaacttaCTCTGAACTTcccttaaatttaattttaaataactaaTAAAATTATCTACAAATTCTGCTAATACAATCCTTAAGGAAACGTATGTTCAAATAATATATTGATCTTGTAGAAACCAAGTTCTGTACAAAAATAAATACTATAGTTTTGCATGGGtaattaaatatataattaaGCTGTAAACaataaactgttgcaccatcacCATTCCTTCAAGTAACAtaaaattgagtatattctttgatattaaaattcttctaaattgaaattttttgagttgtataatatattttaaatattataaatgtaGTTCAGTGTTTCCTTATTTAGAGTTGCAGAATCGAGTATGTTTCTTTCTCAGTTGCGAATGTACACGTAATTATCAGTCAACGTTTTCCAGGATAAATGTTTCACTTTGTCGACTGCTTTTtatcctttttttttcttttttggaaCGTGGAAAATTTTTAACTCGAGACTACGATAATGTAAGGGAAGGGCGCCAGAATCTAATAACAACATTTTTACATTACTTACaagaaactgtttcatctttcaaTCATACTCAACAAGTATATTGCACTCTATTCTTGCGGCACGCTTCTAATTCATAGAAGATAAAAAGGGTTTGAATCTATTAAAAATCGTAACTATGCAAGATGATgggaatatccataaaaatatcTAGTCCTTTTCTTTTAAGAAAATACGGAAGACATTCTGTCTTGAATTTAAGAAAGTATAACATTACAATGGATAACAATCGATAATTTCTTATTATTCTTAAACGATATTATTTCATAAATGTAATCTCATATTGCTATGGCGAATTAAGATATAAGTACATTTATCCTTTCGATtgaatataaaatgaaaataacaacTAAATTATACGAACGAGATGCAACAAGGAACTGTTAGAAATATCAGTATAAAAAAGATTCAGTGCTCTTCCCTAATCGCTAGAAAATTGTATAGTACAAGACCTAAATCGTAATCAATAGTGTCACAATACTTTCCACTTGCACTCAAACATTCATTCTATCATAAGTTGTGAACATTTATGCCATAAACATGTTTGCGTTTTAGCGCACTGATATATCCTTCAGTCATCCAGCATTGCACTCATCCCATATTATCAAATATGTTTGTCTCTTCTTTTGTAttaacaattatttatttataacagTGGTCTGATATGCTTTCCTCTCTACTgtttacttaaaaaaaaaaaaaaaagaagaaaaaaatgttcACGTATGTGTCTCTTCGTATCACTTGTATACATCCACACACATTTGGAAATATCCCTTTCTTTTTCAACACTGTTGTGCATTATCAATCAAGGCATACCATGAGAAACTGCAGTAAATACACGATACTGCTGTATAACAGTAAATAAATCCTATGTAACTAAAAGCATTAACTTTAAACATCTCTCGTCTTTAAGGTAGAAGTCAATATCCGTTGCACCGTTAATTCCACTGATATTCAGATGGATTCGTTAGAAGCGATAATGGACATTTTTTTATGGAATATAATACTATGTTCTTTCTTGATCTTGCGTATAGAGGTCTTCTGATTCCGTAGTTCTTGATTGTAGTGTATTAAATATATGTCAACAAGAGTTACATATAGATGTTTCACTTAGAATCAGTCGGTATTAGCTGGCTTGCCATTTAAATTTACTACGCATAATCCATTTCTGACCAATATTGTGAGAATCACATGGTGATAGAACAGGTTGCATTGCGTCACTCGAACGAGGTTTCGACAAACAATGTCCCGTATTAGTATGTTTTATCATCTTTGTCTGTAACGAAATAGGCAATTTACAAAACTGATACATTCTACTTTATGCAGAGTATATCCAAGCCAGTCCTTATATCGTACCTCTTCGTTATAAACCCACGCCTGATTTCCACCCATACCGTGGCATCGTACTATCTTGACAGGACCTTGGGGACTGGCTGCATCAAGGCACATATCGTCAGACATAATTTGTTGCCGTTTCGTATAAGCAAACACCTacaatgcaaaagattttcattAAAACTAATGAAAATTTAGCATCCATACACATGATATTAAATTCAGTTTGCTGACCTGGTTACCACCCAACCCGTGACAATAGCTAATTCCAACATTCTCCCCAGTTCTTCTTCCCATAGTATCCAAACAAGTTTGCGTGTCAACATTTTGTACATCACCCAAGTAATAATAATCCAATGGCATTGGAGATTCTGGGTAAATATTCTCTAAATACCACCTGAAGCTCTTGCACTTGAGACGTTCTCTGAGCTTGATTCTCTCCGATACATCCCCTACGGCTACATTTCGAGCTCCTACGAGTGAAACAGTTGTCTTAGGATTATTCAATCAGCATACATTTTAGGTTTGTGGAATGCGATAATGTGCTTGCACTTATGAATGTTCGCCGAAGACGATGTGTGTCAGAAATATGTGCTGAAATGAAGAAATCGCCATGTGTGGTGTATTAATGCTGTGTGCTTGCTTTTGAGAGTCACTGCACTATAGTATCATGATTTTCTTTAAGATTATCAATTGGAGTGACTATGAGAGTCGACATATCTTACACGAGAGTCTTACACATATCTCCTTTATGCTACGATTCTCTTTCATTGGGCTGCTTATTTCAAAGATGCACAAAAATGAAGCGACACATTTTCGTCACTTTTTTATACATACAGTGTTAACGGGTATCTGATAGACGTGTAACTGGTACCCGGTAGTGTGAAGCTCATAGCGTTATGCAACGTATAAAAGCATGCCAACCTCCCAACAGAAACATGCAAGACAGATAGAAGCCAAAGAATACGTAAGAGACTATATTAAAAACAATGCAAAGACATTGCACAGTTTTGTACTTTGTTTTTTTTCCACAAATGCTGGTGTTAGTGCTACCTGGATTAATGTTGTAATAGAAGTACTTCCATTGGTCCAGCCAGACCTCTGCGAGTCGCGCATTGTTGTGGTTCACTATCTTGCTGGTACCACCAGGGAACGTATATGGTGTTGATTTACGGAATACATGACCGACGTGCGAGCACGTTGCGATTTCCAATGTCCCACCACACATCCATATCTAACCAACTCAGTTCTGTTAGTATGTTAGCAATTACAAGAGTAGTTCATAACAAGTTTATCAGAGAAAGAACTAATATAATAGATTAGGTTCAGGACTGTTCAGATGGATCTCGTTCTCCTCTCTGGCACctataatatataatttcaTAAACGTATTAACTAAAAAGCAAGCAAACTCATTCTGTTAGTCGGCTGGATGGATGAGTGGTTAAGACTATACTCGGATTTTGAAACGCAAAGAAATCAAGTCTATACCTGTAAATCAAGTTGCATGGCTAAATGTAACAACTAAATCCCAGAATCCGTTTTATACCTGTACAGACACGCGCACACATACCAATAaaagaattcaaatatttaataaagtacATTCAAGTATGGAGAAAAATGTGTTAAATTCATGGTAGATGCAAATCATTTGGTTAATATCACACTGGTAAAAACATTCAAAGTTAATTTTGCGATTGAGTATAAAGAAACTACTAACAATCAGTAATTACAGGTGTTAATATTCGAAAAGTTTAGTTTGTCATACGTGTTATCAACTGGAATGAAACTTGTAGAAATTTCTTATAACATTCTCGTTCTACATTCTAGCTATACTTGTAATTAGAGATATAATAGACTTACTTATGAAACTAGATGTATTCATGTTTGCAATACAAAGTGAACATTTGTTACGAGAAAACACGTGAAACCTAATATGCGGAACAGTATAAATAGAGTAATGTAACAGATATTACTGAAATCAAAGATATTAAGAATAGATAAAAAAGTGTGCTATAATAGATTTTCTTTATGACAATGTTACAGCATCATTTGTACCAGATACCCGTCAAGTATatacttataatttatttttaagttCTAACGCTGTGTATTTCGTGTTAAACATTTACTAATACTGTATGAACACAAGCATCGAATTTCCGATCGATTTTACCTCCTGAATTTTCTTCTCGAAAGTCCGTTCTCTTGTTACAAAATTACAATAATTGCACACTTTTCTAAAGTAAAATTTCAGAACGATTAAAATTTGAATCACTGTCAAATAATTAGCGTTACTGATTTGCGCAATTCACATAAGGATAAAGTAAACAAATGAAATTATACACGTTATTGTCTAACCTGGGTTCATGGCATAGTAAAAATCTCTCCACTCATCCATCCAGACTTCGGCCACCCTAGCCGCATTGTGTAGAACTACTTTGCTGACACCACCAGGAAACGTATACGGACTCTTGTCTCGGAATACATGTCCAACGTGTGAACATGGACTGATTTCTAACGTCCCACCGCATTGCCATACCTACAAGGCACTTATGACTTCACAAATGAAGATGGAAGTATCCATAGCTAAACCTTCTAATTGGAATTACACATTCAAATCTTAAGCTTTTCGTTTACCACTATCCAATATCCCAATATACCCATTTAACGATAGAACTTCTGAGGGCTgttagttttttaaatataaatgattgaaaaataatttgaataacATTCCAGATATAAGTGACATAAGAGAATTCGAAGTTCTAACGTTAATCATGAATATCAAGTTTTATACTACATTACAGATTAGAGTCTGGTGTATGAAGATTTCAATTATGAATGGAAAACACatactgtaaagaaaaagaaatgtttTATGAAGACAATACAAGAAAGGCACAATTAGCTGGAAaagcaaataaaataaattttctccTGAAAATCGTCTGTAAATCTTATAAATACTATTGTCTATATTAGTGAATAGTAAACTAGAAATAATTCGAAATCATTTGATACTCACTCGAAAACTCATTTCGAGATTTTCACCGCCCCAAATGTCCATTCCTTCGTCGTACGCGCCTAATTCGTAAAAGTACTCCTTATCAATAGAAAATAGTCCACCAGCCATAGTTGGCGTTCGTAAAGGAGCTGTTCTGTCTCCTAATCTTCTGTCCATTTCTCTTTGCGCTACTCTATACCTTGTAAATTCAAGACATTTCATATTAGCAGAGATCAATcgaaaatacaatttttatatgCTACGACCAACAGAATAATATCTCTTACCATctaaaatttaatttccaatTGAAACCACCCCAAGTCATATCACTTGCTGGGATGTACTCAAAAGTATCGTCGCTAATCACATCAATGATAGGACAAACAACCGTGGTTCTATCCTCAGCGATTCTGGAGAGCAAGGGTTCCAACCAACCTTCCGTGCACTCGCAATGCGCGTCCAAGAACGTTATGACTTGCCCCTTCACGTGTTTCGCCCCAAGCAGTCTAGCTCTTATCAAACCTGATCTTTTCTCAGTGCGATACACGTACGTAGGGACAGGCAGTGTTTTTACATAGTCCTCCAGATCTTGCTTCAGGTGATCTACGAATGAAAAAAATCATTAAGCAGAAAGCCACTAGAAGAAGAAAGATCTAACGTTATAGGTACTCCCAAAACTATCTTCCCTATCTCACATCtatctatcaatcttcaatcaccttgTTCACTCTTGTCATCTACCAAAATGATCTCCTTAAGCAGAGTCCTAGGTGATCGATTAATAACCGACCAAACAGTCCTCAGCAGCGTGCTCCAGGCCTCATTGTGGAACACAATGACAATACTGGTGTCTGGGAGGTACTTGTTATACTTATTCGTCTTGCATCCCTCCAGTCGAATGTCCTTCAGGGAGCGATTCAACGAGATCATATCGCTGGCCATCAAGTTGAACTGATTCAACTTGAACAGTTCCTGCTGCTTGGCCTCGTCCTCTGGCGATATGTGCACAGCTGCGCCCAACTCGCCAGGCATGCCTCTGTTCTCTCTCACAACCCTCGCTGGCCTCCACAGGTGCAGCTCGGACTGCTTATAACGCCTCTTGCTCTGCTGGCTGGTCACCTCGACCGACTCCTCTTTCAGAGCCTTCGGATGGGGCACGCTCTCCTCCGTCAACGTCTGCTGTTGCTTGCTGCTCTCCGTGCAACCCCACCCAGACCCGCCGATGCAGTCCGAATAGAGCATCAACACCATCACGTCCACCAGGAACCATACCAGCGACGTGAACAGTATCACTTGACACGTGTGAATGCGAATCTTGGAGCGGAACATCTTTGGACGGGGCTTGTCACCTTGTACCCCGAGCTCATCACCCGGATCTTCGCGACTGGGAGCACCACAGAGGCCTGAAGGGTATTATTCTAAGGGGAAGTTAGTCGCAACAGAGTCTGAGAGATCAGCCTGCTCCCTCGGTAGAATCACATGACTACGTGTCTTGTGTAGTCCTGGTATCTATAACAGAAATTGATTATTCATTACTATTGACTTTTATTGCATAAAAGTGTGGGATGTAACTGAGAGGATGAGTTTCAACCGTGCACACCCATGTTGTGGAATGTTATCTCATGTGAGATATGAGTGGCTCAAGAAACTTTGAAAAATTGTAGAGTTATCGAAAATATTcaatctaacccagacctattttTTTATCTGTAAATGTCCATATATAGAGGATAAAAATAGTCCTTATTATGGGTCATTTGATGCGTTAAACATatgcattttttaataatagagATTCAGCTAGTCCTCTCCAAatacttttatttaaaaaaatcacaAATGATAATTCTCAAAAAGATTCGAAATTCCTTGTTGCTACGAGTAACCGATAAGAGGACCACAGTTGGATAGAGCCAACAATTCAGCGAATTACACATCGCCAAACAAGCCACCCACCCAGCGAGTACTCTGTTAACCATCTCCAGCAAGTATTTCAATATTGAACGTTTGAAGATACGTTTCGAGTTCACATATTTGTGTTCCCGTTTCATTTGCCAAAGGATTGCCTTTGTCCAGTCGTATTTACTTCTGGGCGAGCCTGTGGCGCAGGCTAGGGAAGTCAAGTGAACTCTCCACTGTTTATTTATCACGCACGTGCATAATACATAAGGCACTTTTACCATTATCGATTCGTTTCTATTCTTTTCCTGTACCATTCTCGCGACGACGCGCACATTCTTGCGTTCGTTCCGCGCGTTCCGACAACTGTCGCAGCGTGAAGTCCTTGATGCGCTCTCGTCGCGCGAAAATTGTCTTGGAAATTCATTCAGAAGGGAGAACGATTCCTGGAGAGCTGCGCTATTCCGCGTTTTATTGCATTCCCATCGAGCAGGGATATGAAAGACAATTTGAGGAGACGATCAGATTCTTTTTCATGCATAATGGTAATAAAAGACGGAACCAGAAGGACTCCGTGGAATCGAGATCCAAGCTCTCCAGGCTCCCATTCGTAATTCAGAATTTTCATTCTGGAAAATGGACCCGACGTCAGGTT encodes:
- the LOC143178250 gene encoding uncharacterized protein LOC143178250 isoform X2, whose product is MILDSKNVEYETIDITEPGKEMEKEFMQANSMAREDSKYPLPPQIFNEDEYCGDYEDFDLANEIDELEEFLKVAPPASGKETGIDSNKSKEIQENGNTTSREPSTDKDTAAVEAESVEERTTLPNEDVQSDDSKPVEHDGGTEIAPEQNTEHTEEDVEKNEEKSDDQEKEE
- the Rpl37a gene encoding ribosomal protein L37A, giving the protein MAKRTKKVGITGKYGTRYGASLRKMVKKMEITQHSKYTCTFCGKDAMKRSVVGIWSCKRCKRTVAGGAWVYSTTAAASVRSAVRRLREVKEQ
- the LOC143178250 gene encoding SH3 domain-binding glutamic acid-rich protein homolog isoform X1; this encodes MVVKIYISGISGNKEVKKRQQRVLMILDSKNVEYETIDITEPGKEMEKEFMQANSMAREDSKYPLPPQIFNEDEYCGDYEDFDLANEIDELEEFLKVAPPASGKETGIDSNKSKEIQENGNTTSREPSTDKDTAAVEAESVEERTTLPNEDVQSDDSKPVEHDGGTEIAPEQNTEHTEEDVEKNEEKSDDQEKEE
- the Pgant5 gene encoding polypeptide N-acetylgalactosaminyltransferase 5 isoform X2; the protein is MFRSKIRIHTCQVILFTSLVWFLVDVMVLMLYSDCIGGSGWGCTESSKQQQTLTEESVPHPKALKEESVEVTSQQSKRRYKQSELHLWRPARVVRENRGMPGELGAAVHISPEDEAKQQELFKLNQFNLMASDMISLNRSLKDIRLEGCKTNKYNKYLPDTSIVIVFHNEAWSTLLRTVWSVINRSPRTLLKEIILVDDKSEQDHLKQDLEDYVKTLPVPTYVYRTEKRSGLIRARLLGAKHVKGQVITFLDAHCECTEGWLEPLLSRIAEDRTTVVCPIIDVISDDTFEYIPASDMTWGGFNWKLNFRWYRVAQREMDRRLGDRTAPLRTPTMAGGLFSIDKEYFYELGAYDEGMDIWGGENLEMSFRIWMCGGTLEIATCSHVGHVFRKSTPYTFPGGTSKIVNHNNARLAEVWLDQWKYFYYNINPGARNVAVGDVSERIKLRERLKCKSFRWYLENIYPESPMPLDYYYLGDVQNVDTQTCLDTMGRRTGENVGISYCHGLGGNQVFAYTKRQQIMSDDMCLDAASPQGPVKIVRCHGMGGNQAWVYNEETKMIKHTNTGHCLSKPRSSDAMQPVLSPCDSHNIGQKWIMRSKFKWQAS
- the Pgant5 gene encoding polypeptide N-acetylgalactosaminyltransferase 5 isoform X1; protein product: MFRSKIRIHTCQVILFTSLVWFLVDVMVLMLYSDCIGGSGWGCTESSKQQQTLTEESVPHPKALKEESVEVTSQQSKRRYKQSELHLWRPARVVRENRGMPGELGAAVHISPEDEAKQQELFKLNQFNLMASDMISLNRSLKDIRLEGCKTNKYNKYLPDTSIVIVFHNEAWSTLLRTVWSVINRSPRTLLKEIILVDDKSEQDHLKQDLEDYVKTLPVPTYVYRTEKRSGLIRARLLGAKHVKGQVITFLDAHCECTEGWLEPLLSRIAEDRTTVVCPIIDVISDDTFEYIPASDMTWGGFNWKLNFRWYRVAQREMDRRLGDRTAPLRTPTMAGGLFSIDKEYFYELGAYDEGMDIWGGENLEMSFRVWQCGGTLEISPCSHVGHVFRDKSPYTFPGGVSKVVLHNAARVAEVWMDEWRDFYYAMNPGARNVAVGDVSERIKLRERLKCKSFRWYLENIYPESPMPLDYYYLGDVQNVDTQTCLDTMGRRTGENVGISYCHGLGGNQVFAYTKRQQIMSDDMCLDAASPQGPVKIVRCHGMGGNQAWVYNEETKMIKHTNTGHCLSKPRSSDAMQPVLSPCDSHNIGQKWIMRSKFKWQAS